A genome region from Paracholeplasma morum includes the following:
- the pyrR gene encoding bifunctional pyr operon transcriptional regulator/uracil phosphoribosyltransferase PyrR yields the protein MKEIMDSIQVSKTLKRISHEIIERHITLDNVVLVGIKSKGLPVAKEISSYIELFSSKVLPVYEIDISAYRDDLKMPSNQKLEADFKGLTVILVDDVLYTGRSARAAMDAILDIGRASKIELAVLIDRGHRELPIRADYVGKNLPTSKDEKIYYDVSDNRVFITLKN from the coding sequence GTGAAAGAAATTATGGATTCCATTCAAGTATCGAAAACGTTAAAACGAATTTCACATGAAATTATTGAAAGACATATTACTTTAGATAATGTCGTTTTGGTAGGTATTAAGTCTAAAGGACTACCAGTCGCAAAAGAGATATCTAGTTATATTGAACTGTTTTCATCTAAAGTGCTACCGGTTTATGAAATTGATATTTCTGCTTATCGAGATGATTTAAAAATGCCATCTAACCAAAAGTTGGAAGCAGACTTCAAAGGACTCACCGTCATTTTAGTAGATGATGTCTTATACACAGGTAGAAGTGCAAGGGCAGCGATGGATGCAATTCTAGATATTGGTAGAGCATCTAAGATTGAATTGGCAGTACTCATCGACAGAGGTCATCGAGAACTTCCAATAAGAGCAGATTATGTTGGAAAAAACCTACCGACTTCAAAAGATGAAAAAATTTATTATGATGTATCTGATAACAGGGTATTTATCACTTTAAAAAACTAG
- a CDS encoding inorganic diphosphatase produces the protein MNIWHDIDEKRISKERFVACIEISKGSKKKYELDKETGMIILDRVLYTSAHYPANYGFIPRTYAGDDDPLDVLVLCQEDIEPLSLVNCYPIGVIKMIDSDQVDEKIIAIAIGDPSLTQYKDISELPGHLLNEMGHFFEIYKSLEGKKTYILDIGDKKVAEEIISDSMKRYNEIFKK, from the coding sequence ATGAATATTTGGCACGATATAGATGAAAAACGAATTTCTAAAGAACGCTTTGTTGCATGTATCGAAATATCAAAAGGCAGTAAGAAAAAATACGAACTGGATAAAGAAACTGGCATGATCATACTAGACAGAGTCCTTTATACATCTGCCCATTACCCAGCAAACTATGGATTTATTCCTAGGACGTATGCCGGAGATGATGACCCGTTAGATGTATTGGTGTTATGTCAAGAAGATATAGAACCGCTAAGTTTAGTGAACTGTTATCCAATTGGTGTTATTAAGATGATTGACTCAGACCAAGTCGATGAGAAGATTATCGCAATCGCTATTGGTGATCCATCACTGACTCAGTATAAAGACATCTCAGAGCTACCTGGACATTTATTAAATGAAATGGGCCATTTCTTTGAGATTTATAAGTCTCTTGAAGGTAAAAAAACATACATTTTAGATATAGGCGACAAAAAAGTTGCTGAAGAAATTATCAGTGATTCAATGAAAAGATATAACGAAATTTTTAAAAAATAG
- the folD gene encoding bifunctional methylenetetrahydrofolate dehydrogenase/methenyltetrahydrofolate cyclohydrolase FolD: MIIDGKQTAKNNELLLKEKVDSLYNKYGRVPSLTVILVGEEPASMAYVTSKKKACERVGIKASIERLDSSISEDELIKIISGLNNDDSIDGILVQLPLPKHMNETVILNTVSPNKDVDGLHTINAGKLFSKQPGIRPATPLGIMMLLETYQIPIEGKHAVIVGRSNLVGMPIGKLLLDQNASVTFVHSKTKNMKELTLQADILVVAIGKANYIDDSYVKEGAVVIDVGINRVLGKLVGDVDFNKVADKASYITPVPGGVGPMTISALLFNVIKQYEAKYDR, translated from the coding sequence ATGATTATTGATGGAAAACAAACAGCAAAGAATAATGAATTGCTTCTAAAAGAGAAGGTAGATTCACTTTATAATAAGTATGGTCGTGTGCCTTCTTTAACGGTTATTTTGGTAGGTGAAGAACCGGCCTCTATGGCCTATGTTACTTCAAAGAAAAAAGCTTGTGAACGTGTTGGCATAAAGGCCTCTATCGAAAGACTGGATAGTAGTATCTCTGAAGATGAACTTATAAAAATCATTAGTGGATTAAATAATGATGATTCGATTGATGGGATTCTTGTTCAATTACCACTACCAAAACATATGAATGAAACGGTTATATTAAACACAGTTAGTCCAAACAAAGACGTTGATGGACTTCATACAATTAACGCAGGTAAACTTTTTTCTAAACAACCAGGTATAAGACCAGCAACCCCTTTAGGGATTATGATGTTATTAGAGACGTATCAAATCCCAATTGAAGGAAAACACGCAGTCATTGTTGGTAGGTCTAATCTGGTAGGTATGCCTATAGGAAAACTTCTTTTAGATCAAAACGCCAGTGTTACTTTTGTACACAGCAAGACTAAAAATATGAAAGAACTAACCTTACAGGCAGACATCCTTGTTGTAGCAATCGGGAAAGCCAATTACATAGATGACTCTTATGTGAAAGAAGGGGCTGTCGTAATTGATGTAGGTATCAACCGTGTTCTAGGTAAACTGGTAGGGGATGTTGACTTTAATAAAGTGGCCGATAAAGCATCTTACATTACACCTGTTCCGGGCGGAGTTGGTCCAATGACAATATCAGCATTACTCTTCAATGTTATTAAACAGTACGAGGCTAAATATGATCGATAG
- a CDS encoding NCS2 family permease — translation MEKLFGLKANNTTISKEIIAGLTTFFAMVYIIFVNPSTLESTGMPWGAVFLATIFAAAIGTLVMGLFANVPYAQAPGMGLNAFFAHVVVGGVGYGLGFSWQEALGLVFICGLFNVLITVTSIRKHIIIAIPKSLQNAISGGIGLFIAYVGLLNVNIIKFNVVPELASFTEGPAILAMIGLVFMIVLLLAKVKGAILIGIMAATIIGIPMGVTNISSISFDIIAPFRDLPVTFGAAFGGIGSLFSDVSKLPLALLAIFAFSLTDTFDTIGTFIGTGRKTGIFTDNDMAAMENSQGFKTKMEKALFADAIATSLGAVIGTSNTTTYVESAAGIEAGGKTGLTAVVVGVLFLLTIFISPIVGLVPAAATSPALIVVGIMMASSFQDIQWHELEEAIPSFFTIIVMALAYNISYGIGFGFITYVIVKLSSRKQNEIHPILWGSAFVFLAYFIIMAFYNAGML, via the coding sequence ATGGAAAAACTGTTTGGTTTAAAAGCGAATAATACTACCATTAGCAAAGAAATCATTGCCGGATTAACGACATTCTTCGCGATGGTATACATTATTTTTGTCAATCCATCGACTTTAGAGTCTACTGGAATGCCATGGGGTGCAGTATTTTTAGCAACCATTTTCGCAGCAGCAATCGGAACATTAGTCATGGGATTGTTTGCCAATGTGCCATATGCACAAGCACCTGGAATGGGGCTAAATGCATTTTTTGCACATGTCGTTGTTGGCGGTGTTGGATACGGTTTAGGGTTTTCATGGCAAGAAGCATTAGGGCTTGTTTTCATCTGTGGATTGTTCAATGTTTTGATCACAGTTACAAGCATTCGTAAGCATATTATTATTGCAATTCCTAAGAGTTTACAAAATGCAATTTCTGGCGGAATTGGACTATTTATTGCTTACGTTGGTTTATTGAATGTTAATATTATCAAGTTCAATGTCGTGCCTGAACTTGCAAGTTTTACTGAAGGTCCAGCGATTCTTGCGATGATTGGTTTGGTATTTATGATCGTCCTTTTACTTGCAAAAGTTAAGGGCGCAATCTTGATTGGAATTATGGCTGCAACCATCATTGGTATTCCTATGGGGGTTACAAATATTAGTAGTATCAGTTTCGATATAATCGCACCATTTAGGGATTTACCTGTCACATTCGGTGCAGCATTTGGTGGCATTGGAAGTCTATTTAGTGATGTTTCCAAACTACCGTTAGCCCTCTTGGCTATCTTCGCATTTAGCTTAACAGATACATTTGATACAATTGGTACTTTCATCGGTACAGGGAGAAAAACAGGTATATTCACAGACAACGATATGGCTGCTATGGAAAACAGCCAAGGGTTTAAGACTAAGATGGAGAAGGCCTTATTTGCAGATGCGATTGCAACCTCTTTAGGCGCTGTCATTGGGACTTCAAATACAACCACTTATGTAGAAAGCGCAGCTGGTATTGAAGCTGGTGGAAAGACAGGTTTAACTGCAGTTGTAGTAGGAGTATTATTCTTACTTACGATATTCATTTCACCTATTGTAGGTCTCGTGCCTGCAGCAGCAACCTCTCCAGCCTTAATCGTCGTTGGGATCATGATGGCCTCTAGTTTCCAAGACATTCAATGGCATGAGTTAGAAGAAGCAATTCCATCCTTCTTCACAATCATCGTTATGGCATTAGCCTATAACATTTCATATGGTATTGGTTTTGGGTTTATTACATACGTCATTGTGAAACTTTCCTCAAGAAAACAAAATGAAATTCATCCAATTCTTTGGGGATCAGCCTTTGTGTTTTTAGCTTATTTCATCATAATGGCATTTTACAACGCTGGCATGCTGTAA
- the pflA gene encoding pyruvate formate-lyase-activating protein, which yields MNPSKILNVHSIETMGAFDGPGIRYIVFLQGCPFRCQYCHNRDTWDTKMNLPKTPEAILEDYMKYKSFYKQGGITVSGGEPLLQVEALIELFKLFKSNGIHTCIDTSGASFNPQQTEKMDELMQYTDLVLLDIKHIDDEGHKVLVGASNKNVLAFANYLNNINKDVYIRHVLIPGITGEEEYLKRLRVFLDTLSNVKQIDILPYHKKGIMKWEALKYDYPLKDVEEPSKDLIYTAHDILKTCYEYKK from the coding sequence ATGAATCCATCTAAGATTTTAAACGTGCATTCCATTGAAACAATGGGTGCGTTTGATGGACCAGGTATTCGCTATATTGTATTCTTACAAGGGTGTCCTTTTAGATGTCAATATTGCCATAACCGTGATACTTGGGATACAAAAATGAATTTACCAAAAACGCCCGAAGCGATTTTGGAAGATTACATGAAGTATAAATCCTTTTACAAACAAGGTGGCATCACCGTCTCTGGCGGTGAACCACTCTTGCAGGTGGAAGCTTTAATAGAACTCTTCAAGCTCTTTAAATCAAACGGCATTCATACATGCATTGATACATCCGGTGCTTCCTTCAACCCGCAACAGACTGAAAAAATGGATGAACTCATGCAGTATACAGATTTAGTCCTTTTAGACATTAAACACATCGATGATGAGGGACATAAAGTGTTAGTTGGCGCATCTAATAAAAACGTACTAGCTTTTGCAAACTATTTGAATAATATCAATAAAGACGTATATATTAGACATGTATTAATTCCTGGAATAACCGGCGAAGAAGAATATCTAAAACGTCTAAGGGTCTTTTTAGATACCTTATCAAACGTCAAACAAATAGATATTTTACCTTACCATAAAAAAGGAATTATGAAATGGGAAGCACTCAAATACGACTATCCCTTAAAAGATGTGGAAGAACCATCCAAAGATCTTATCTATACCGCTCATGATATCTTAAAGACTTGTTACGAGTATAAAAAATAG
- the purB gene encoding adenylosuccinate lyase, whose translation MIDRYQRKPFKALFSLESRYEAFLEVEKKASEAWYKKGLITKEELDDILEVTFDLNEINELEKETKHDVIAFTRNLSNRLNSDAKKWIHYGLTSTDVVDTANGLIIKKANEILEKDIHEFMAVLKEKAFQYRSTICMGRTHGIHADITVFGLKYTLWYDEFKRHLDRFHMARKQVEVGKISGAVGNYANVDPFIESDVCASLGLAPSDISTQVLQRESIAFYITTLALIGTTLEKIALEIRHLSRTEVGETKEGFSKNQKGSSAMPHKKNPISSENITGCARLLRGYISPVFEDISLWHERDISHSSVERVVLEDSTSLLDYMLTRFKEVISNLYVDDGRMLENIQMTYGAIYAQRIMNKLIDKYGYTREDAYDFIQKVSIQAIESKTPIEILLLEEGMYRPIHPLTQKDIKDSMSHDYYLKHVDQIYHKVFR comes from the coding sequence ATGATCGATAGATATCAAAGGAAACCTTTTAAGGCGTTATTTAGTTTAGAGTCAAGGTATGAAGCATTCCTTGAAGTCGAAAAAAAAGCCAGTGAAGCCTGGTACAAAAAAGGACTTATTACTAAAGAAGAGTTAGACGATATTTTAGAAGTTACATTTGATTTAAACGAGATCAATGAACTAGAAAAAGAGACTAAACATGATGTTATCGCATTCACGAGAAATCTATCAAACCGGTTGAATAGTGATGCGAAGAAATGGATTCATTACGGATTGACTTCTACCGATGTTGTAGATACGGCAAATGGCCTTATTATCAAAAAAGCCAATGAAATACTAGAGAAGGATATTCATGAGTTCATGGCTGTTTTAAAAGAAAAAGCATTTCAATATCGCTCAACCATTTGCATGGGAAGAACTCATGGAATTCATGCTGATATTACAGTCTTTGGCTTAAAGTATACTTTATGGTACGATGAGTTTAAAAGACATTTAGATAGGTTTCATATGGCAAGAAAACAAGTAGAAGTGGGTAAGATTAGTGGGGCTGTGGGAAACTATGCGAATGTAGATCCGTTTATTGAGTCGGATGTATGTGCATCGCTTGGACTAGCTCCAAGTGATATCTCTACACAAGTCCTGCAAAGAGAATCAATTGCATTTTATATCACAACACTCGCCCTTATCGGAACCACCTTAGAAAAAATCGCACTTGAGATTAGACATTTATCGAGAACTGAAGTGGGAGAGACTAAAGAAGGATTCTCTAAGAATCAAAAAGGCTCTTCGGCAATGCCACATAAAAAGAATCCAATTAGTAGTGAAAACATCACCGGATGCGCAAGACTGCTTCGTGGATATATATCTCCAGTATTTGAAGACATCAGTCTATGGCATGAAAGAGATATATCTCATTCAAGCGTTGAACGAGTTGTTTTAGAAGATTCTACATCATTACTTGACTACATGCTAACTAGATTTAAAGAAGTTATCTCAAACCTTTATGTGGATGATGGAAGGATGCTAGAAAACATTCAAATGACTTACGGGGCAATCTATGCCCAAAGAATTATGAATAAACTCATTGATAAGTATGGTTATACTCGTGAAGACGCGTATGACTTTATTCAAAAAGTTTCAATCCAAGCCATTGAGTCTAAGACGCCTATCGAAATACTCTTGTTAGAAGAAGGGATGTATAGACCTATTCATCCTTTAACTCAGAAGGATATTAAGGACTCCATGAGCCATGATTACTACTTAAAACATGTAGATCAAATATATCATAAAGTATTTAGATAA
- a CDS encoding helix-turn-helix domain-containing protein: MVRYEQYKKILIYIEKNLTGKFYYGEMEKKLNYSIRHIRRLFSYYNVKPINRYISERKMANILYSVQMLNESIHDAIHKYGFQSYDSFSRAFKSFYGKTPARHNHEFKVVIRKIAGELTVPVISTDFYLNEELESLSLKDVYWGSDDILVTSFLLNFNNESKSLIESLLEMESGADYLQTINLNNQAFDETSIKTLIHKIITSPSCEQSNKHILFMPYIKEHKDTIDLFMKVIRDNGDIAIQFDDKVMVSNNAYERLFYSLIKYLNSTKSLGINHDGIADYMRNGYNLITYNEGSASELPTLLLQTLKHISLKEDYENKTHILLVQTRTDSELDSIIDALQLDRKTNNSKLELGFIIDEKQDKDVKIILIQI; this comes from the coding sequence ATGGTGCGTTACGAGCAGTATAAAAAAATCTTAATTTACATTGAGAAAAACCTAACGGGTAAGTTTTACTATGGCGAGATGGAGAAGAAACTAAACTATTCCATTAGACATATTAGAAGACTCTTTTCTTATTACAATGTAAAACCAATTAACAGATATATTTCTGAACGCAAAATGGCCAATATCCTTTATAGCGTACAAATGCTTAATGAGTCTATTCATGATGCCATTCATAAATATGGGTTTCAAAGCTATGATTCATTCTCAAGAGCATTTAAAAGTTTTTATGGAAAGACCCCTGCTAGACATAATCATGAGTTTAAAGTTGTGATTAGAAAAATAGCAGGCGAACTAACTGTTCCAGTTATTTCTACCGATTTCTACTTAAATGAGGAACTTGAGTCTTTAAGCTTAAAAGATGTATATTGGGGAAGTGATGATATATTAGTTACTTCGTTTCTTCTTAACTTCAACAATGAATCTAAAAGCCTTATCGAATCACTATTAGAAATGGAATCTGGTGCTGATTATTTACAAACAATTAACTTAAATAACCAAGCATTCGATGAAACATCGATTAAAACTCTAATTCATAAAATCATTACGAGCCCAAGCTGCGAACAATCAAACAAACACATTCTATTCATGCCATATATTAAAGAACACAAAGATACGATTGACTTATTTATGAAAGTTATCAGGGATAATGGTGATATCGCAATCCAGTTTGATGATAAAGTAATGGTTTCAAATAATGCGTATGAAAGACTCTTTTATTCGCTGATTAAATATCTAAATTCGACTAAGAGTTTGGGTATTAATCATGATGGTATTGCAGATTATATGAGAAATGGCTACAACCTAATCACCTATAATGAAGGATCTGCATCCGAATTACCAACACTTTTACTACAAACTCTGAAACATATTTCTTTGAAAGAGGATTACGAGAATAAAACCCATATCTTATTAGTTCAAACGAGAACTGACTCGGAACTGGACTCCATAATCGACGCACTTCAGTTAGATAGAAAGACCAATAATTCCAAACTAGAACTTGGATTTATCATTGATGAGAAACAAGACAAAGATGTCAAAATCATTTTGATTCAAATTTAA
- a CDS encoding formate--tetrahydrofolate ligase, which produces MKDDVTISNEAIKLQIKEIAKKIDILDSEIEPYGKYIAKISNSVYNRLIDKPNGKLILVTAITPTPFGEGKTTMTVGLVDALSRVGKRVIGALREPSLGPVLGMKGGATGGGYAQVLPKEKINLHFTGDIHAISAAHNFLSAAIDNTLHYGNPLDLDINRIVWPRTLDMNDRSIRDIKTNTREDHFIITAASEIMAILCLAKDLKDLRERLGSILIGYNLEGEEVLASSLNITDSLVILLQDAMKPNLVQTLEHNPVLIHGGPFANIAHGCNSIVATKTALKLADYVITEAGFGADLGAEKFMDIKTRVLGETPDAVVLVATLRALKYHGQDGTISELDSLKIGLSNLEKHIQNVKKFNIPYVIALNKFESDTMDELTFIQNWAKENNHPISLAEVFLKGSLGGIDLANKVVELSKTKQTLVRMYELEDSLFDKVKKVSTNVYGASDVIYSDKAKEKLEALSKSYNHYSICIAKTPLSFSNDPKKKGIPHKFDLKIDDVRISRGAGFIVLLTKGIITMPGLPLEPNASKMFIDDNGIISGKL; this is translated from the coding sequence ATGAAAGATGACGTAACCATTTCAAACGAAGCAATCAAACTTCAAATTAAAGAGATCGCCAAGAAAATAGATATCTTGGATTCAGAAATCGAGCCATATGGAAAGTATATTGCTAAGATCAGTAACTCTGTGTATAACAGACTTATAGACAAACCTAACGGGAAACTTATACTTGTTACAGCAATTACACCAACCCCATTTGGTGAGGGTAAGACAACCATGACTGTTGGATTGGTAGATGCTTTATCAAGAGTAGGAAAACGCGTAATTGGGGCATTAAGAGAGCCTTCACTTGGTCCTGTTTTAGGGATGAAGGGTGGCGCCACTGGTGGTGGGTATGCCCAAGTATTACCTAAAGAAAAAATCAATCTCCATTTTACCGGGGACATCCATGCGATATCAGCGGCTCATAATTTTTTATCTGCAGCCATTGATAATACATTGCACTACGGCAACCCATTAGACTTGGATATCAACCGTATTGTTTGGCCAAGAACACTGGACATGAATGACCGTTCAATAAGAGACATCAAAACAAACACAAGAGAAGATCACTTTATCATCACAGCAGCCAGTGAAATCATGGCTATTTTGTGTTTAGCAAAAGACCTTAAAGACTTACGTGAAAGACTTGGTAGTATTCTAATTGGCTACAACCTAGAGGGTGAAGAAGTTTTAGCAAGCAGCTTAAACATTACGGACTCACTAGTAATCTTATTACAGGATGCTATGAAACCAAACCTGGTTCAGACTTTGGAGCACAACCCAGTATTAATTCATGGTGGACCATTCGCCAACATCGCCCATGGCTGTAACTCTATTGTTGCAACCAAGACGGCATTAAAACTTGCCGACTATGTAATTACTGAGGCTGGATTTGGAGCTGATTTAGGGGCAGAAAAGTTCATGGATATTAAGACTCGTGTTTTAGGCGAAACCCCTGATGCCGTCGTTTTAGTAGCAACCTTAAGGGCACTTAAATACCATGGACAAGATGGAACCATTTCCGAATTAGATTCGTTAAAGATTGGTCTATCCAATCTAGAAAAGCATATCCAGAATGTTAAGAAGTTTAACATCCCATATGTGATTGCACTTAATAAATTTGAGTCGGATACAATGGATGAGTTAACCTTTATCCAAAACTGGGCAAAAGAGAATAACCATCCAATTAGCTTAGCTGAAGTATTCTTAAAAGGGTCTTTGGGTGGTATTGACTTGGCGAATAAAGTGGTTGAATTATCTAAGACTAAACAGACCTTGGTAAGAATGTATGAACTAGAAGATAGCCTATTTGATAAGGTAAAAAAGGTTTCTACCAATGTCTATGGTGCATCCGATGTCATCTATTCTGACAAGGCTAAAGAGAAATTAGAAGCTTTAAGCAAATCCTATAATCACTATTCAATTTGCATAGCGAAGACGCCGCTATCATTCTCAAACGATCCTAAGAAAAAAGGAATTCCACATAAGTTTGACCTAAAGATTGATGACGTTAGAATATCGCGTGGGGCTGGGTTTATCGTCTTATTAACAAAGGGAATTATTACAATGCCAGGGCTACCTCTTGAACCAAATGCAAGTAAGATGTTTATTGATGATAATGGCATCATCAGTGGGAAACTATAG
- a CDS encoding flavodoxin domain-containing protein: MNNVLVVYWTATGNTQAMALKIAEGAKADLKEISEIAPEDALKYEKIAFGCPAMGDTFEEAEEFLEWYLQVEPGLEGKKIAIFGSFGWGSGEWMEDWTDRVGQTSAILFEEALMANEAPSSDDEDACLAFGERFAQF, from the coding sequence ATGAATAATGTTTTAGTTGTATATTGGACTGCTACAGGCAACACGCAAGCTATGGCTTTAAAGATTGCTGAAGGCGCAAAAGCAGATTTAAAAGAAATTAGTGAGATTGCACCAGAAGATGCACTTAAATACGAAAAAATCGCATTTGGATGTCCTGCAATGGGAGATACATTCGAAGAGGCTGAAGAATTCTTAGAATGGTACTTACAAGTTGAACCAGGTCTAGAAGGCAAGAAGATTGCAATCTTTGGATCATTCGGTTGGGGCTCAGGCGAATGGATGGAAGACTGGACTGATAGAGTTGGTCAAACATCAGCTATTCTATTTGAAGAAGCATTAATGGCAAACGAAGCACCAAGTTCAGATGACGAAGACGCATGTCTTGCATTTGGCGAAAGATTTGCTCAATTCTAG
- a CDS encoding YebC/PmpR family DNA-binding transcriptional regulator: MGRAFEVRKVAMAKTAAAKSKVYSKYGKEIYMAAKAGVPDPEMNPTLKRIIEKAKKDQVSADVISRAIDKAKGGSDDNYSSARYEGFGPGTSQLVVECLTDNVNRTISEVRTCFNKTGGKLGSVLHMFEQKAVFTFQGLTEDEMLMILIEAGVDVKDYEVDEEFITVYGEPSQYNEIRTALKDAKPELEFEEDEVAWLPLATSSLTEAKEIEQFERLIAMLEELDDVQEVYHNIKSE, from the coding sequence ATGGGAAGAGCGTTTGAAGTAAGAAAAGTCGCTATGGCCAAAACGGCTGCGGCAAAAAGTAAAGTGTATTCAAAGTATGGTAAAGAAATCTACATGGCTGCGAAAGCTGGTGTACCTGACCCTGAAATGAACCCAACTTTAAAGCGTATCATTGAAAAAGCTAAAAAAGATCAAGTTTCTGCAGACGTTATTTCTAGAGCCATCGATAAAGCTAAAGGTGGATCAGATGATAACTATTCTAGCGCACGTTATGAAGGGTTCGGACCTGGGACTTCACAACTCGTGGTTGAATGTCTAACCGATAACGTTAATAGAACCATTTCAGAAGTTAGAACATGTTTCAATAAGACCGGTGGAAAACTAGGATCTGTATTACATATGTTTGAACAAAAAGCGGTATTCACATTCCAAGGGTTAACTGAGGATGAAATGTTAATGATTCTTATTGAAGCTGGCGTAGATGTTAAAGACTATGAAGTAGATGAAGAATTCATTACAGTTTATGGTGAACCAAGCCAATATAACGAAATCAGAACAGCACTTAAAGATGCTAAACCTGAATTAGAGTTTGAAGAAGACGAAGTTGCTTGGCTACCACTTGCTACATCTAGCTTGACTGAAGCGAAAGAAATCGAACAATTCGAAAGATTAATCGCGATGTTAGAAGAACTAGATGATGTTCAGGAAGTATACCACAACATTAAATCAGAGTAA